The following coding sequences lie in one Sandaracinaceae bacterium genomic window:
- a CDS encoding SDR family NAD(P)-dependent oxidoreductase — MAKRFQDNVVWITGGGTGIGKALAVEFAAEGAKLALSGRRRDRLDEAAAELRAGGAEVLVVPCDVTDENSIDEAVSAVVGHFGKLDVCVANAGFSVAGRIKKLRAADWRRQFDVNVIGLASTCRAVLPHLEKTKGRIALIGSVSALFPAPGLAPYSASKAAVRVIGASLSAELHGSGVSCTTIHPGFVESEIAQVDNQGHFDAEREDRRPAKLMWPADKAARVMVRGIYKRKREFVFTGHGKVGAFFGQHFPGLGYLATRGR; from the coding sequence ATGGCGAAGCGCTTTCAGGACAACGTCGTTTGGATCACGGGTGGCGGCACGGGCATCGGCAAGGCCCTGGCAGTCGAGTTTGCGGCCGAGGGGGCCAAGCTGGCTCTCTCCGGGCGCCGGCGTGACCGGCTGGACGAGGCCGCCGCCGAGCTGCGCGCGGGCGGTGCCGAGGTGCTGGTGGTGCCCTGCGACGTGACCGACGAGAACAGCATCGACGAGGCGGTGAGCGCCGTGGTCGGTCACTTCGGGAAGCTGGACGTGTGTGTGGCGAACGCGGGCTTCTCGGTGGCGGGGCGCATCAAGAAGCTGCGCGCGGCCGACTGGCGCCGGCAGTTCGACGTGAACGTGATCGGGCTCGCTTCCACGTGCCGCGCGGTGCTGCCGCACCTCGAGAAGACCAAGGGGCGCATCGCGCTGATCGGCAGCGTGTCGGCGCTGTTCCCGGCGCCGGGGCTCGCGCCCTACTCGGCCAGCAAGGCCGCGGTGCGGGTCATCGGGGCCTCGCTCAGCGCGGAGCTGCACGGCTCGGGGGTCAGCTGCACCACCATCCATCCAGGCTTCGTCGAGAGCGAGATCGCGCAGGTGGACAACCAGGGTCACTTCGACGCCGAGCGCGAAGACCGCCGCCCGGCGAAGCTCATGTGGCCGGCCGACAAGGCGGCGCGCGTGATGGTGCGGGGCATCTACAAGCGCAAGCGCGAGTTCGTATTCACGGGGCACGGCAAGGTGGGCGCCTTCTTCGGGCAGCACTTCCCGGGGCTGGGCTACCTGGCCACCCGAGGCCGCTGA
- a CDS encoding helix-turn-helix transcriptional regulator: MELTQAGLFPALLRHWRRQRGRSQLDLGLDAGVSARHLSFLETGRATPSREMVLRLGHALAVPLRDQNALLSAAGFGREFPEAQGPFTPAIEQALTRMLAQQEPYPLTVLNPRYDVVRANQAALRILPRFVLDPLALGGDAPLNALRMVFDPRLARPFILDWPSVARDLAGRVHREILANPGDRALRELVASVFDAPHVPPELREPDLGAPSAPTLAIRLRRDDLELGFFTTITTFNAPQNVTLEELRIESYFPLDDETARVCAALASVGVEDVS; encoded by the coding sequence ATGGAGCTGACACAGGCGGGCCTCTTCCCGGCGCTCTTGCGACACTGGCGGCGGCAGCGTGGGCGCAGCCAGCTGGACCTCGGCCTCGACGCGGGCGTGTCGGCGCGCCACCTGAGCTTCCTCGAGACGGGGCGTGCCACGCCGAGCCGTGAGATGGTGCTGCGCCTCGGTCACGCGCTCGCCGTGCCGCTGCGCGACCAGAACGCGCTGCTCAGCGCGGCGGGCTTCGGGCGGGAGTTCCCCGAGGCGCAGGGGCCCTTCACGCCGGCCATCGAGCAGGCCCTCACGCGCATGCTGGCGCAGCAGGAGCCGTATCCGCTGACCGTGCTGAACCCGCGCTACGACGTGGTGCGGGCCAACCAAGCTGCGCTGCGCATCCTGCCGCGCTTCGTTCTGGATCCGCTGGCGCTGGGAGGCGACGCCCCGTTGAATGCGCTGCGCATGGTGTTCGACCCGCGGCTGGCGCGGCCGTTCATCTTGGACTGGCCCAGCGTGGCGCGGGACCTGGCTGGGCGCGTGCACCGCGAGATCCTGGCCAACCCCGGCGACCGCGCGCTGCGCGAGCTGGTGGCCAGCGTGTTCGATGCGCCGCACGTGCCGCCCGAGCTGCGCGAGCCCGACCTCGGGGCCCCGAGCGCGCCCACCCTGGCCATCCGTCTGCGCCGCGACGACCTCGAGCTCGGCTTCTTCACCACCATCACCACGTTCAACGCGCCGCAGAACGTCACGCTCGAGGAGCTGCGCATCGAGAGCTACTTCCCGCTCGACGACGAGACCGCGCGGGTGTGCGCGGCGCTCGCGTCAGTGGGTGTCGAAGACGTCAGCTAG
- a CDS encoding alpha/beta hydrolase, with protein MSHHHGHSAPTRSTPTTAAANAPALTEAEVSARLRGAPDRMLSVGHAQLAYWRFGQGPDVVCVHGWPLHAATWRRIVPLLAGEFTVHLIDLPGAGQSVWDAGSRIGIVEHAESVRAAIALLGLERFAYVGHDSGAAIARLAAANDPRVFANVIADSEIPGHTPWQVSAFIRLSKAPALYRAVVRSLRFGWLRRSPLGFGGCFTDPRYVDGEFGRWFMTPLIHDARVLEGQTRLLANFDHAAIDALRQAHAHLHAPSLLVWGANDGFFPIDKARAMLPQFTAGAELIELPHARLFPQEDHAEAFAEATRAFLHRHAPAPR; from the coding sequence ATGTCTCACCACCACGGCCACTCCGCTCCGACCCGCTCCACTCCCACGACTGCTGCCGCCAACGCGCCCGCGCTCACCGAAGCCGAGGTGAGCGCCCGCCTGCGCGGCGCGCCTGATCGCATGCTCTCCGTGGGCCACGCACAGCTCGCCTACTGGCGCTTCGGGCAGGGGCCCGACGTGGTGTGCGTGCACGGCTGGCCCCTGCATGCCGCCACCTGGCGCCGCATCGTGCCGCTCCTGGCCGGTGAGTTCACCGTGCACCTGATCGACCTCCCCGGGGCTGGGCAGAGCGTGTGGGACGCGGGCTCGCGAATCGGCATCGTCGAGCACGCGGAGTCCGTGCGGGCGGCCATTGCGCTCCTGGGGCTCGAGCGCTTCGCCTACGTCGGTCACGACAGCGGCGCCGCCATCGCGCGGCTCGCGGCAGCCAACGACCCACGCGTGTTCGCGAACGTGATCGCGGACAGTGAGATCCCCGGCCACACGCCCTGGCAGGTGTCCGCGTTCATCCGGCTCAGCAAGGCCCCCGCGCTGTATCGCGCTGTCGTGCGCTCGCTGCGCTTCGGCTGGCTGCGACGCTCCCCGCTCGGCTTCGGCGGCTGCTTCACCGACCCACGCTATGTGGACGGCGAGTTCGGCCGCTGGTTCATGACCCCACTGATCCACGACGCGCGCGTGCTCGAGGGCCAGACGCGCCTGCTCGCGAACTTCGACCACGCCGCCATCGACGCGCTACGCCAGGCGCACGCGCACCTGCACGCCCCTAGCCTGCTCGTGTGGGGCGCGAACGACGGCTTCTTCCCCATCGACAAGGCCCGCGCGATGCTTCCGCAGTTCACGGCGGGCGCCGAGCTGATCGAGCTCCCGCACGCACGCCTCTTCCCCCAAGAGGACCACGCCGAGGCCTTCGCAGAAGCCACTCGCGCCTTCCTGCACCGCCACGCACCCGCACCGCGCTGA
- a CDS encoding zf-HC2 domain-containing protein, with the protein MSELTCTGTPVSWLRLERLALGELSGDEEPQVEAHLRECPACRARAAECREPVALLPLPLGAAQTPATVGGPGGAGALSADPRPLATVVRHPRFQPRSRWVLPLALGLAAAAAVALAFLPDAAEDPVRGVTRVVPSDPPAETVGATDAAAHRDDPTLTLLRERNGAVVEDAPNFLVSDRFAIQLTCRPGQEGQQRVAVYQNGEWSLPLTDEGERCGNRVRVPGAFRLSEASPAEICVLWGETALKASTASAELPAPSALTEASCRRVEPVVPPTLR; encoded by the coding sequence ATGAGTGAGCTCACCTGCACCGGCACGCCCGTGTCGTGGCTGCGCCTCGAGCGCCTGGCCTTGGGCGAGCTGTCTGGCGACGAAGAGCCGCAGGTCGAGGCGCACCTGCGTGAGTGCCCCGCGTGCCGCGCCCGCGCCGCGGAGTGCCGAGAGCCAGTGGCGCTCTTGCCGCTCCCACTCGGCGCGGCGCAGACCCCCGCTACCGTCGGTGGGCCAGGCGGCGCAGGTGCGCTGTCCGCGGACCCGCGCCCGCTGGCCACCGTGGTGCGTCACCCACGCTTCCAGCCGCGCTCGCGCTGGGTGCTGCCGCTCGCGCTCGGTTTGGCGGCTGCTGCCGCGGTGGCCCTCGCGTTCTTGCCGGACGCGGCGGAGGACCCCGTGCGAGGCGTCACGCGCGTGGTGCCGAGTGACCCGCCGGCCGAGACCGTGGGGGCCACCGACGCGGCCGCCCACCGTGACGACCCGACCCTCACGCTCCTGCGCGAGCGCAACGGCGCCGTGGTCGAGGACGCCCCGAACTTCCTGGTGTCCGACCGCTTTGCCATCCAGCTGACCTGCCGCCCGGGCCAGGAAGGCCAGCAGCGCGTGGCCGTGTACCAGAACGGCGAGTGGAGCCTGCCGCTCACCGACGAAGGCGAGCGCTGCGGCAACCGCGTGCGCGTCCCCGGCGCGTTCCGCCTGAGCGAGGCGAGCCCCGCCGAGATCTGTGTGCTGTGGGGCGAGACGGCGCTGAAGGCATCGACCGCGAGCGCCGAGCTGCCCGCCCCGAGTGCGCTCACCGAGGCGTCCTGCCGGCGCGTCGAGCCGGTGGTGCCCCCGACCCTGCGCTGA
- a CDS encoding sigma-70 family RNA polymerase sigma factor, translated as MDIYRRYGPALVRKATRLLGSQDDALDVVQGLFTDLFERGVVDVELPYLYRALTNRCLTMLRNRTTRARLLQRETRALHPVARTRSDECVLGQDLLLKLVDRLDESTLEVLVYRYWDDLDQTEIASVMGVSRKTVVRRMATLREELTALGALAAGGEELDHE; from the coding sequence ATGGACATCTACCGCCGCTATGGCCCCGCGCTCGTGCGCAAGGCGACGCGCCTCCTGGGCAGCCAGGATGATGCCCTCGACGTGGTGCAGGGCCTGTTCACGGACCTCTTCGAGCGTGGCGTCGTGGACGTCGAGCTCCCCTACCTCTACCGCGCACTGACCAACCGCTGCCTCACCATGCTCCGCAACCGCACCACCCGAGCCCGACTGCTGCAGCGCGAGACCCGCGCGCTGCATCCGGTGGCGCGCACCCGCAGCGACGAGTGCGTGCTGGGCCAGGACCTGTTGCTCAAGCTGGTGGACCGGCTGGACGAGTCCACACTCGAGGTGCTGGTCTACCGCTACTGGGACGACCTCGATCAGACCGAGATCGCGAGCGTGATGGGCGTGAGCCGCAAGACCGTGGTGCGCCGCATGGCCACGCTGCGCGAAGAGCTGACAGCGCTGGGCGCGCTTGCCGCGGGTGGGGAGGAGCTCGATCATGAGTGA
- a CDS encoding caspase family protein produces MPRLLTSLRPLCVALLALCSAAPALAQDRAPAPQTPRPERVDLAPDAHAYALVVGSNPGGPGQEPLAFAERDAQRMAEVLTELGHYPAARVDLLQAPSRAQLAGALRRLRQRLSVHDARGEQSVVFFYYSGHAQSQALRLGSEEFPLTELRAAIDALPSTLTLVVLDACQSGAYSRVRGADPAADFSHNSIQQLQTRGVAVMASSSGDELSQESERLSAGYFTHHLLVALRGVADENRDGRVALDEAYRYAYAQTLLDTSRTAVGRPARHAGHQPHGARRGGAHVPGARLGAPRAPGGARGPAADHPRARRCRDGRAHQGRGCRAAPRAAGGSLPRAVARRRRHPQLPRHSPSARRARAQRERLPGDQRGASHRP; encoded by the coding sequence ATGCCTAGACTGCTTACTTCCCTCCGCCCGCTGTGCGTCGCGCTGCTCGCCCTGTGCAGCGCGGCGCCGGCCCTGGCCCAAGACCGAGCGCCAGCGCCCCAGACGCCACGCCCCGAGCGCGTGGACCTGGCCCCCGACGCACACGCCTACGCCCTGGTGGTGGGCAGCAACCCGGGTGGCCCGGGCCAAGAGCCGTTGGCCTTCGCCGAGCGCGACGCCCAGCGCATGGCCGAGGTGCTGACGGAGCTGGGCCACTACCCCGCCGCGCGCGTGGACCTCCTGCAGGCGCCCTCGCGCGCTCAGCTGGCCGGCGCGCTGCGGCGGCTGCGCCAGCGCCTGTCGGTGCACGACGCGCGCGGCGAGCAGAGTGTGGTCTTCTTCTACTACTCGGGCCACGCCCAGTCCCAGGCGCTGCGCCTCGGCAGCGAAGAGTTCCCGCTGACCGAGCTGCGCGCAGCCATCGACGCGCTGCCGTCGACCCTCACGCTGGTGGTGCTCGATGCCTGCCAGAGCGGCGCCTACTCCCGTGTGCGCGGCGCCGACCCGGCCGCAGACTTCTCGCACAACTCCATTCAGCAGCTGCAGACGCGCGGCGTGGCGGTAATGGCCAGCAGCAGCGGCGACGAGCTCAGCCAGGAGTCCGAGCGGCTCTCGGCGGGCTACTTCACGCACCACCTGCTGGTGGCCCTGCGCGGCGTGGCCGACGAGAACCGCGACGGCCGCGTGGCCCTCGACGAGGCCTACCGGTACGCCTACGCGCAGACGCTGCTGGACACCTCGCGCACGGCCGTCGGGCGGCCAGCACGTCACGCTGGTCACCAACCTCACGGGGCACGGCGCGGTGGCGCTCACGTACCCGGCGCGCGCCTCGGCGCACCTCGAGCTCCCGGCGGCGCTCGAGGGCCAGCTGCTGATCACCCGCGCGCGCGGCGGTGCCGTGATGGCCGAGCTCACCAAGGCCGCGGGTGCCGCGCTGCGCCTCGCGCTGCCGGCGGGTCGCTACCACGTGCTGTGGCGCGGCGAAGACGTCATCCGCAGCTGCCCCGTCACTCTCCCAGCGCGCGGCGTGCACGTGCTCAGCGCGAGCGGCTGCCAGGAGATCAGCGAGGAGCAAGCCACCGCCCGTGA
- a CDS encoding AAA family ATPase has product MDTVIDELRQLWSAGWPYVQLCSVDEERVVRLLRDATDAWGIPLTLWSQGTRSELAEADALMALRTFAEGEGAAMLLLLDVHDALDEHTTQRVLLDLAPRLEREKRVVVLLRATPDVPARLGEVVVSVDVPLPDIRELRELVERLGPVSEERARRLAGAALGLSEPHALRALRAAGETDDDAEALTRVLREKRRRMGEGSSIELIDGSFTLADVGGLHSLKRWLRERGEAFGERARAFGLPAPRGVLLLGVQGCGKSMSAKVIAHEFGVPLLRLDLSSVFGGDVAPEAAMRRALAAAERFAPVVLWIDEIEKGFAGADSEGQVVSTTSARILGSFVTWMQEKKAPVFVVATANEVRSLPPELLRRGRFDEIFFLDLPDPGARADILGVHLRRRGRPVGDFDLDALSHLTAHFSGAELEQVVLSGLLRAFTEQREVIQADLLRAASDLVPLYRTYEERIKALRTWSRHRARPAGSTESVAELLLATQRPANA; this is encoded by the coding sequence ATGGACACGGTGATCGACGAGCTGCGTCAGCTGTGGTCCGCGGGCTGGCCCTACGTGCAGCTCTGCTCGGTGGACGAAGAGCGCGTGGTGCGGCTGCTGCGCGACGCGACGGACGCGTGGGGCATCCCGCTGACGCTGTGGTCGCAAGGCACGCGCTCCGAGCTGGCCGAGGCGGATGCGCTGATGGCGCTCCGCACCTTCGCCGAGGGCGAGGGCGCGGCCATGCTGCTGCTGCTGGACGTCCACGACGCCCTCGACGAGCACACGACGCAGCGCGTGCTGTTGGACCTCGCCCCGCGCCTCGAGCGCGAGAAGCGCGTGGTGGTGCTGCTGCGCGCGACGCCCGACGTGCCCGCCCGACTTGGTGAGGTGGTGGTGTCCGTGGACGTTCCGCTGCCCGATATCCGTGAGCTGCGTGAGCTGGTGGAACGCCTCGGGCCCGTCTCGGAGGAGCGCGCCCGGCGCCTGGCGGGGGCCGCCCTCGGGCTGTCGGAGCCGCACGCGCTGCGTGCCCTGCGCGCCGCGGGAGAGACCGATGACGACGCCGAGGCCCTCACGCGCGTGCTGCGCGAGAAGCGCCGTCGCATGGGCGAGGGGTCGAGCATCGAGCTGATCGACGGGTCGTTCACGCTGGCCGACGTGGGCGGTCTGCACAGCCTGAAGCGCTGGCTGCGCGAGCGGGGTGAGGCGTTCGGGGAGCGCGCGCGCGCGTTCGGGCTGCCAGCGCCGCGCGGAGTCCTGCTGCTGGGCGTACAGGGCTGCGGCAAGAGCATGTCGGCCAAGGTCATCGCCCACGAGTTCGGCGTGCCGCTCCTGCGCCTCGACCTCTCGAGCGTCTTCGGCGGTGACGTGGCCCCCGAGGCGGCCATGCGCCGCGCCCTCGCGGCCGCCGAGCGCTTCGCCCCGGTGGTGCTGTGGATCGACGAGATCGAGAAGGGCTTCGCCGGCGCGGACAGCGAGGGCCAGGTGGTGTCCACCACTTCGGCGCGCATCCTCGGCTCCTTCGTGACGTGGATGCAGGAGAAGAAGGCGCCGGTCTTCGTGGTGGCCACTGCCAACGAGGTGCGCTCGCTGCCCCCGGAGCTGCTGCGCCGAGGGCGCTTCGACGAGATCTTCTTCCTGGACCTCCCGGACCCGGGCGCGCGCGCGGACATCCTGGGAGTGCACCTGCGCCGGCGTGGGCGCCCCGTGGGGGACTTCGACCTCGACGCGCTCAGCCACCTGACCGCCCACTTCTCGGGCGCCGAGCTCGAGCAGGTGGTGCTGAGCGGCCTGCTGCGCGCGTTCACCGAGCAGCGTGAGGTCATCCAGGCGGACTTGCTGCGGGCCGCCTCCGACCTGGTCCCGCTGTACCGGACCTACGAGGAGCGCATCAAGGCGCTGCGCACGTGGTCGCGGCACCGCGCGCGCCCTGCGGGCTCGACCGAGAGCGTGGCGGAGCTGCTGCTGGCCACGCAGCGGCCCGCCAACGCCTGA
- a CDS encoding type II/IV secretion system protein, with product MLDLLVAAGAVGAERLPELRARVRKLALETPAPPVDGGPQVVLPPDPVALVARLGLRDERSDARLDETRLVEVVARQLHVETRPIDAFAIDPELVKRTMTRSFARYHCCLPLVEEDDHIDLALANPLDHDLVETLRGALGRTVRPVLVPRSTLLTAIDAVYGFDRSLSAAVQQTSELRVDIGNLEQLVKLGETQSIEAGDQPVVQAVERLLFYAYDQRASDIHFEPKRDRAIVRMRIDGVLHEVISFPRVIHPAIVSRIKVLARLDVAEKRRPQDGRIRTQSPTGEVELRVSTVPVAHGEKVVLRIFDPGSLLQSVSDLGFFDDERAQFDRWLARPTGLVLVTGPTGSGKTTTLYSALAAIARPELNVVTVEDPIELVHERFNQIAIQPAIDLTFSTALRHVLRQDPDVIMLGEIRDSDTARHAVQAALTGHLVLSTLHTNDAAAAVVRLRDLGVPPFLIGTTLLGAMAQRLVRRLCKHCSTRSPLTERELATLGVAHPEDYRGRIETARPVGCSQCRNTGYRGRSGIFEMLEITPRIAAAVTAGADTATISELARGDGMRSLREHALRKLALGVTSYDEIVRATSEDVS from the coding sequence TTGCTCGACCTGTTGGTGGCCGCCGGCGCCGTCGGCGCTGAGCGACTGCCCGAGCTGCGCGCGCGCGTGCGCAAGCTGGCGCTCGAGACCCCCGCGCCACCGGTAGACGGCGGACCGCAGGTCGTGCTGCCACCCGATCCGGTCGCCCTCGTGGCTCGCCTCGGCCTGCGCGACGAGCGCAGTGACGCGCGGCTGGACGAGACGCGCTTGGTCGAGGTGGTGGCCCGCCAGCTGCACGTGGAGACGCGGCCCATCGACGCGTTCGCCATCGACCCCGAGCTGGTGAAGCGCACCATGACGCGCTCGTTCGCGCGCTACCACTGCTGCCTGCCGCTGGTGGAGGAGGACGACCACATCGACCTCGCGCTAGCGAACCCCCTCGACCACGACCTGGTGGAGACGCTGCGCGGTGCGCTCGGACGCACCGTACGTCCCGTGCTGGTGCCACGCTCCACCCTGCTCACGGCCATCGACGCGGTCTACGGCTTCGACCGCAGCCTGAGCGCGGCCGTGCAGCAGACCAGCGAGCTGCGCGTGGACATCGGCAACCTCGAGCAGCTGGTGAAGCTGGGCGAGACGCAGAGCATCGAAGCGGGCGACCAGCCCGTGGTGCAAGCGGTCGAGCGGCTGCTGTTCTACGCGTACGACCAGCGCGCGTCGGACATCCACTTCGAGCCCAAGCGTGACCGCGCCATCGTGCGGATGCGCATCGACGGCGTGCTGCACGAAGTGATCTCGTTCCCGCGCGTGATCCACCCGGCCATCGTGTCGCGCATCAAGGTGTTGGCGCGCCTCGACGTGGCGGAGAAGCGGCGCCCCCAAGACGGGCGCATCCGGACACAGAGCCCCACCGGTGAGGTGGAGCTGCGCGTGTCCACCGTGCCCGTGGCGCACGGCGAGAAGGTGGTGCTGCGCATCTTCGACCCGGGCTCGCTGCTGCAGAGCGTGTCCGACCTGGGCTTCTTCGACGACGAGCGCGCGCAGTTCGACCGCTGGTTGGCGCGGCCAACGGGGCTCGTGCTGGTGACCGGGCCCACCGGCAGCGGCAAGACCACCACGCTCTACTCGGCGCTGGCGGCCATCGCGCGACCCGAGCTGAACGTGGTCACCGTGGAGGACCCGATCGAGCTGGTGCACGAGCGCTTCAACCAGATCGCCATCCAGCCCGCCATCGACCTGACCTTCTCGACCGCGCTGCGCCACGTGCTGCGGCAGGACCCGGACGTGATCATGCTGGGCGAGATCCGCGACTCGGACACCGCCCGCCACGCCGTGCAAGCGGCGCTCACCGGTCACCTGGTGCTGAGCACGCTGCACACCAACGACGCCGCGGCCGCCGTGGTGCGCCTGCGCGACCTGGGTGTGCCGCCCTTCCTGATCGGGACCACGCTGTTGGGCGCCATGGCCCAGCGCCTGGTGCGGCGCCTGTGCAAGCACTGCAGCACGCGCTCCCCGCTGACCGAGCGCGAGCTGGCCACGCTGGGGGTGGCGCACCCCGAGGACTACCGCGGGCGCATCGAGACCGCCCGCCCCGTGGGCTGCAGCCAGTGCCGCAACACGGGCTACCGCGGACGGTCGGGCATCTTCGAGATGCTGGAGATCACGCCGCGCATCGCCGCGGCCGTCACGGCGGGCGCGGACACGGCCACCATCTCGGAGCTGGCGCGAGGCGACGGAATGCGCTCGCTGCGAGAACACGCGCTGCGCAAGCTGGCGCTGGGGGTGACGTCGTACGACGAGATCGTGCGCGCCACCTCGGAGGACGTCTCCTGA
- a CDS encoding PilT/PilU family type 4a pilus ATPase encodes MKLEELMTAAAERHASDILLTPGAPAAIRVHGTLQLATPPLDPAMTEEIVRRMIPAAKRERLRTGFAVDFALEFDGRRYRCQAYSTLRGVALALRLLPAAVGTPEQLGLPPALVDLVQRPQGLLLFTGATGQGKSTSQAALIHWLNQNTHKHIITVEDPIEFLHDAGSCLIEQREVGEHVGSFGDALRQTVRENPDVILLGEMRDIDAIRAALQLAETGHLLMSTLHTNDAAQGIDRIVGAFPADSQAVVRMQLSMSLLGIVNQRLLPSLGGGRVLAAEMLLNTFAVGNLIREGRTDQLHNAMELDSESGMLTLSRSLDALVARGVLAAAEADRARPRLFQGRRTPGHP; translated from the coding sequence ATGAAACTCGAAGAGCTCATGACGGCGGCCGCCGAGCGGCACGCGTCCGACATCCTGCTGACGCCCGGTGCGCCAGCAGCCATCCGCGTCCACGGGACCCTGCAGCTGGCAACGCCACCCCTCGACCCCGCGATGACGGAAGAGATCGTGCGCCGCATGATCCCAGCGGCCAAGCGCGAGCGTCTGCGCACCGGCTTCGCGGTGGACTTCGCGCTCGAGTTCGACGGCCGACGCTATCGTTGCCAGGCCTACAGCACCCTGCGCGGCGTGGCGCTGGCGCTGCGTCTGCTGCCCGCCGCGGTGGGCACCCCCGAGCAGCTGGGCCTCCCGCCGGCGCTGGTGGACCTGGTGCAGCGCCCACAAGGGCTGCTGCTCTTCACCGGCGCCACGGGCCAGGGCAAGAGCACGTCCCAGGCAGCGCTCATCCACTGGCTCAACCAGAACACCCACAAGCACATCATCACCGTGGAGGACCCCATCGAGTTCCTGCACGACGCCGGGAGCTGCCTGATCGAGCAGCGCGAGGTGGGCGAGCACGTGGGCTCGTTCGGCGACGCGCTGCGGCAGACGGTGCGCGAGAACCCCGACGTGATCCTGCTAGGGGAGATGCGCGACATCGACGCCATCCGGGCGGCCCTCCAGCTGGCGGAGACCGGCCACCTGCTGATGTCCACGCTGCACACCAACGACGCCGCCCAAGGCATCGACCGCATCGTGGGAGCGTTCCCGGCCGACTCGCAGGCGGTCGTGCGGATGCAGCTGAGCATGTCCCTTCTGGGCATCGTGAATCAGCGGCTGCTGCCGTCGCTCGGCGGCGGGCGCGTGCTGGCGGCCGAGATGCTGCTGAACACCTTCGCGGTGGGCAACTTGATCCGCGAAGGGCGCACCGACCAGCTGCACAACGCGATGGAGCTCGACTCGGAGAGCGGCATGCTGACGCTCTCGCGCTCGCTCGATGCGCTGGTGGCGCGCGGGGTGCTGGCCGCTGCCGAGGCCGACCGTGCTCGACCGCGCCTGTTCCAAGGCCGCCGAACCCCCGGGCACCCGTGA
- a CDS encoding tetratricopeptide repeat protein: MTSPQWCLLVLSLNVALASVAVAQTSADERAQFHFRAGTSYFEDGRYAESAEQFDEAYRLSQRPMLLANASLAYERAGNLAVAIERLEAFFAADAGDVGGGYMTSLERLEGLRARRALELQQAAAEPETGPAPPPDASTPADESPTEADEGPAPLRAAGLATGAGGVVLGAAALALGLRARAVHRDLTRVCGPSGDACPPSRADDIERGPRLSRSAGALGIAAGASVVVGLTLTLLGRAPNEDEDAAHVELDVAATHALLSVRGSF; encoded by the coding sequence ATGACATCCCCCCAGTGGTGCTTGCTCGTCCTGAGCTTGAACGTGGCCCTCGCCAGCGTGGCGGTGGCGCAGACGAGCGCAGACGAGCGGGCTCAGTTCCACTTCCGCGCCGGCACGTCGTACTTCGAGGACGGCCGCTACGCCGAGTCCGCCGAGCAGTTCGACGAGGCGTATCGCCTCTCGCAGCGCCCCATGCTGCTGGCCAACGCCTCGCTCGCCTACGAGCGCGCCGGGAACCTGGCGGTGGCCATCGAGCGCCTCGAGGCGTTCTTCGCCGCCGACGCAGGCGATGTGGGGGGCGGCTACATGACCTCTCTGGAGCGCCTCGAGGGGCTGCGCGCCCGCCGCGCGCTGGAGCTGCAGCAAGCGGCCGCCGAGCCAGAGACCGGACCGGCGCCGCCCCCGGACGCCTCCACGCCGGCCGACGAGAGCCCCACCGAGGCGGACGAGGGTCCCGCGCCGCTGCGCGCAGCAGGCCTCGCCACGGGTGCGGGGGGCGTGGTCCTCGGCGCCGCCGCGCTAGCGCTCGGGCTGCGTGCCCGCGCCGTGCACCGTGACCTCACGCGGGTGTGTGGGCCGAGCGGCGACGCCTGCCCGCCGAGCCGCGCCGACGACATCGAGCGCGGTCCGCGTCTGTCTCGCAGCGCTGGCGCGCTGGGCATCGCGGCGGGCGCGAGCGTGGTGGTGGGGCTCACGCTCACCCTGCTGGGACGAGCCCCGAACGAAGACGAGGACGCAGCACACGTCGAGCTGGACGTGGCGGCCACCCATGCCCTGCTGAGCGTTCGAGGGAGCTTCTGA